From Cannabis sativa cultivar Pink pepper isolate KNU-18-1 chromosome 8, ASM2916894v1, whole genome shotgun sequence, a single genomic window includes:
- the LOC115700753 gene encoding uncharacterized protein LOC115700753 — MEEETSPSRSPSQLQPEHQKKEVIRLERESVIPILKPKLIMTLANLIEHSNDRAEFLKLSKRIEYTIRAWYLLQFEDLMQLYALFDPVHGAQKLQQQNLSEDEIDLLEQNFLTYLFQVMEKSNFKIATDDEIEVALSGQYLLNLPITVDDSKLDKKLLKKYFQDHPQEDLPDFSDKYVIFRRGIGIDQTSDYFFMEKVDMIIGRFWSYLLRITRLNKIFSRKPGGKHKRDPKKDDEIIPDADQEDLFVERKRLENMELSVGKLLSKTTIQEPTFDRIIVVYRRSSPKGKTERGIFVKHFKNIPMADLEIVLPEKKNPGLTPMDWVKFLISAVVGLVALVSSIETPNADLFVMFAVISGVIGYIAKTYFTFQANMAAYQNLITQSMYDKQLDSGKGTLLHLCDDVIQQEVKEVIISFFILMEQGKATRQDLDRWCEELIKEEFGESCNFDVDDAVQKLEKLGIVARDSVGRFYCVGLKRANEIIGTTTEELVLKFKHGSAT; from the exons ATGGAGGAGGAGACATCGCCGTCGCGGTCGCCGTCGCAACTGCAACCGGAGCATCAAAAGAAAGAAGTGATTCGATTAGAGCGGGAGTCCGTTATACCGATTCTGAAGCCTAAATTGATCATGACCTTGGCTAACCTCatag AACATAGTAATGACCGGGCTGAGTTTTTGAAGCTGTCTAAGAGAATTGAGTACACCATTCGTGCCTGGTACCTTCTTCAATTCGAGGATTTGATG CAATTGTATGCACTCTTTGATCCTGTACATGGAGCTCAGAAATTGCAGCAACAAAATCTCTCTGAAGATGAAATTGATCTTCTTGAACAAAATTTCCTTACATATCTATTTCAG GTGATGGAGAAGAGTAATTTCAAGATTGCTACTGATGATGAGATTGAAGTGGCACTTTCTGGTCAATATCTTCTCAATCTTCCTATCACTGTTGACGATTCTAAA CTTGACAAGAAGCTTCTAAAGAAATATTTTCAGGACCATCCTCAGGAAGACCTTCCTGATTTTTCTGATAAG TATGTAATCTTTAGACGTGGCATTGGAATTGATCAAACATCTGATTACTTTTTCATGGAGAAAGTGGATATGATTATTGGGAGATTTTGGTCATATCTTTTACGAATAACAAG gctaaataaaattttctcaAGAAAGCCAGGTGGGAAACATAAGAGGGATCCAAAGAAGGATGACGAGATAATCCCAGATGCAGATCAAGAAGACCTCTTTGTTGAAAGGAAGAGGCTTGAAAATATGGAATTAAG TGTAGGCAAATTGCTGAGCAAGACAACAATCCAAGAACCAACCTTCGATAGGATAATTGTTGTTTACAG GCGATCAAGTCCCAAGGGAAAAACAGAACGAGGAATATTTGTTAAGCATTTTAAAAACATTCCAATGGCTGATTTGGAGATAGTTCTT CCAGAGAAGAAAAATCCAGGCTTAACTCCGATGGACTGGGTCAAGTTCCTAATATCTGCTGTGGTTGGACTG GTTGCCCTTGTTAGCTCAATCGAAACGCCTAATGCTGATCTCTTCGTCATGTTTGCTGTTATTTCTGGTGTGATTGGTTACATTGCTAAGACATACTTCAC TTTTCAGGCAAATATGGCTGCTTATCAGAACTTAATTACTCAGTCGATGTATGACAAACAACTAGATAGCGGGAAGGGTACACTTCTTCACCTATGCGATGATGTCATTCAACAGGAA GTCAAGGAAGTAATTATTTCATTCTTCATATTGATGGAACAAGGAAAAGCAACCAGACAG GATCTGGATCGGTGGTGTGAGGAACTAATCAAAGAAGAGTTTGGTGAAAGCTGTAATTTTGATGTGGATGATGCTGTTCAAAAGTTAGAAAAGTTGGGAATTGTTGCTCGG GATTCTGTTGGAAGATTTTACTGTGTTGGGTTGAAACGCGCTAACGAGATCATCGGAACCACCACCGAGGAGCTCGTCTTGAAGTTCAAACATGGCAGTGCTACATGA